Sequence from the Podarcis raffonei isolate rPodRaf1 chromosome 16, rPodRaf1.pri, whole genome shotgun sequence genome:
ggcttagtcctgctggccacatgacccggaagctgtacgccggctcccttggccaataaagcaagatgaacgccacaaccccagagttggccacgactggacctaatgggcaggggtccctttaccttttatcaaatGTATTCTGGAGGATACCACTCATAGTTGCCCATGATTGATGAATGCAGCTGAATGAGTAAACTGCACACACTGCTGGCTATATCAAAGGTGGAGTCATAAACAGCTAATTTCCAGAGAGGGTAACTGTGTTAGtttgcagcagcaaaagcagctaagTATATTTTTgcaccttgaagaagaagaaaactattATGGCGTAAGCTTTCGTGGACTAGAGTAGTCTGCTTCATCAGATATATGAAGTGTAATCCTCAATATATATGCATGTGGGGacgatgggggggggtgttaaaagtTGGAATTAAATGGCAATGAAATACAAAAAGTAAAGTATGTGGCAGTTCATTTAGCGCTTGGAATGTGTACCAGTATCAGAGCAGTGAAACAGCAGCTGTATTTGGTCTTTTTAACCTTATGTAACCTTTGattaggagggacgcgggtggcgctgtgggtaaaagcctcagcgcctagggcttgccgatcgaaaggtcggcggttcgaatccccgtggcggggtgcgctcccgctgcttggtcccagcgcctgccaacctagcagttcgaaagcacccccgggtgcaagtagataaatagggaccgcttacaagcgggaaggtaaacggcgttccgtgtgctgcgctggctcgccagatgcagcttgtcacgctggccacgtgacccggaagtgtcttcggacagcgctggcccccggcctcttgagtgagatgggcgcacaaccctagagtctgtcaagactggcccgtacgggcaggggtacctttacctttacctaacctttGATTGTTTATGTCCTTAATATGTTTTAAGAGATGATTTCTGTGAAGCTGGCTGAAATGCTGCGTTTAATATCGACAGTtgcctgtttttaaaaacaagaggATTGCAGTTTGTAAAACCAAGGCTGATCACTTGTCTAGTCACTCttttttaagtaccgtatttttcgctctaaaaagtaaggggaaatgtgtgtgcgtcttatggagcaaatgcaggctgcgcagctatcccagaagccagaacagcaagagggatctctgcgcagcgctccctcttgctgttctagcttctgggattcagaatatatttttttcttgttttcctcctccaaaaactaggcgcgtcttatggtctggtgcgtcttatagagcgaaaaatacggcagttGCTAGGATTCTGTTTGGTGATCTCTTAGTTTATGCATTTGTACGTGGGTGAAATCGCCATCGCTTCGTTTTGtttctttacctttaaagtacaAGCAGTTGAGAACCATCATGATGGTGGTTGAGGGTACGTTCACCAGAGCTTCCTTTATCAATCCTTTGGTGAGCTTCAGAATACGTTGGTTGGCTTTTGAGATGAAAGTTGGATCTGAGAAGTCGGCCAATTGAGCCTCAGCAAAATAGTGCCTCTTCATGTTGTTTTTGAATTCACTGAGGACAGGGAATTGTTTCTGGATATAAAGGTCATTGACTGACCTGAGCGTGTAGCCAAAATTCCTCCTGAAGAGCCGGTGAGTGAGTTTCTGGAAAAGGTTGTGAATGGTCGTAATGTCATATTTGGAGCTGGCATTGACAAACTCGGTGAAGCCAAGGGAATCTAACACTTCCTCCTGCGTCTGACCTTTCAGTCCCAATGAAATCATAGCCATGGCTGTGGAAATTCCAACTGGAGCCAAAAGGATGTTCTCTGAGGAGTTGGCTTTGTCCTTCAGACTCCGGTAAAGGTTGAAGGCAAAGTTTGCGTTGAGGATATTGAGGCGCTGGATTctggttttcccttggaaaagtTTAAGAATATTCCCTTGCTTGAACTCAGAGGTGATATCTGGATCAATTATGTCAACATCGTCGTAATCTTCTCTGAACAAAGTTTCAAAGTCAAGatagtcttcctcttcctcaccttCAGTGCTCAAGTCGTTGGTCACCGTATTCTCCTGGTGAAACTCGGGCGAGAGATTGGCCACGCTAAGAGTCCCATTGTTGTGGAGCCCACGAGGACTGAGAGACTGAACGCCGAGTTGTTCAAAATGCTCTTGCAAACATTTGATTCCACACAATGCAAGTGTTACTGTGAGGGAGAGGAAAGCTGAATGCAGCAGCAGCTTCATCTTCACAACCGTGACACTGGAAGGTTCAAAACATCACAGTTAAGACACTCTGGAACTAGAAAGCTTTTAGGAAGCTTGCTTGGGAATCGGTTTCCCTTTGCGGAGGCTGTGATTGGATTGCACAATGGGAGGAACCTAGGAACCTAGAAAGGTGGCTTATGCCAGACCAGACTGTTTGTCCATCAAGCCCAGTCTTAGGGATGAGGGAAGAAAATTCtattcagtttgtatttaaaggcaaacccagCAAATCCTCACCTTTTAAAGCAATATACATACCAAAAAAcagacatccttcaaaattcgcactccTTTATATTTTGcactgcaattctccagccaagtaatgagtTCACaattgcatatactagggtaaagtgtgaaAATTGTATACAAAGATGCATTCTGTCAgcggaaattgcttgcaaaaaatttGTGTGTGagccaaaactgcacacaaaaacgtgtttattaggagaagattgcgctaaaatgctgatgaaatttcATCAGGAAAGCAAACTCACGAATTGGTGTGAAAATGTGAAGGACTGAATTTAATAtcgtaaaaatgagaaacttggaGGACAGAAGTTGACATGTTTATCCATCCCTAAGCCCAGTTTTGTGTGTCCTCCTCCGACCTGCAGTAGTTCTTTGGCAGATGTATTTCTTAACATGAGATTGATGGGATATGCCGAGGTCAGGAGCCTAGAttttgatgggggtgggggagattctGCCAGTGTTGCTAACCCTGCTGGCTCAGTGAGAGCTCAGGGAACAATGGATGCTGGTCGGGCTGAATTGTATATATTGAACTAATGAGCCAATGACTTGACTGCAGGCACCCAGTTCATTTGAAATAGAGCTAGGATATCAACACGAAGCTCTGCAGCACCTTGCAATTACAGGCATATTTTACTGAAATGGGGTGATGCACAGATGCATCTGCATattagctttcattttttttaaaaaacacacaaacagaccAGAAATTCAGCATTCACATCTTCAAGGCTCAGTAAGGGCTAATTACTTTGCATCTGCCGAATGAGCAAAAACAAATCATGGGTGCTTTTTATAAATTGGAAATGGAGTTTGTTTCCCAGAATATAACACTGTGCACACAGTTAAGCAAACAGCTGATTCAACGCCCAGGAAAACATGAACAGGCACCAGTCTCATCAGACGGGAGGGAGACCTGAGCCGGTGGGGGCAGGTGGGGACAATGAAGGGGAATGTCAAACACCTAGTGAGGCCATGGATTAAAAATCACTAGTGTAagcttaaaaaattcagcttaaaaaaaatactgcagaAATCTCTTAACTTTTCCAAAAGGTGAACCTTCCAAGACAGAGGCTGTAATCAGTAGAAAGGTTGCAAAGATCCTTCCATCAGAAGTGACCCACACCTATCGCCTTGGGCCAAAGTTCCCATAAAGGACTGGCAGGTGGCCCATTTCAGTCAGTATCTTAGGAGACTGCACAGTACCCATAATCCCTTGTGTGCAGGGACTTGAGGCAGGAACGTACATTGGCCgttcacaacacacacaaaaaccagctGGAAGAAGGGCACACCTTCCCAAG
This genomic interval carries:
- the SERPIND1 gene encoding heparin cofactor 2 — protein: MKLLLHSAFLSLTVTLALCGIKCLQEHFEQLGVQSLSPRGLHNNGTLSVANLSPEFHQENTVTNDLSTEGEEEEDYLDFETLFREDYDDVDIIDPDITSEFKQGNILKLFQGKTRIQRLNILNANFAFNLYRSLKDKANSSENILLAPVGISTAMAMISLGLKGQTQEEVLDSLGFTEFVNASSKYDITTIHNLFQKLTHRLFRRNFGYTLRSVNDLYIQKQFPVLSEFKNNMKRHYFAEAQLADFSDPTFISKANQRILKLTKGLIKEALVNVPSTTIMMVLNCLYFKGTWENKFPVEMTRRHTFRLNEKETVKVSMMQTKANFLATVDHELDCGVLQLPYVGNISMLIVLPYKPSSMRTLEKQLTPQLVEKWQDSMTNRTREIMLPKFKLEKSYDLIEYLKKLGVNELFTQNGNYSGISEERINIEKFNHQGTITVNEEGTEAASVTTVAFMPLSAQIRFIIDRPFIFLIYEHRTNCLLFMGRVVNPNKL